Proteins from a genomic interval of Vanessa atalanta chromosome 28, ilVanAtal1.2, whole genome shotgun sequence:
- the LOC125074613 gene encoding pantothenate kinase 3 isoform X2 — translation MRLHRCESCLAACRPERGSPSRTLVRSNQLKKTRRSPYKAPPLIKDIKMAESGPPTPPDNNAPPMPWFGMDIGGTLTKLVYFEPRETNRRELDKETEILKNIRRYLTRNSAYGKTGRRDVHLQMDNVTIRGRRGTLHFIRFPTSEVGAFLQLARSKGMAALVNTIYATGGGAYKFEEDFIKEVNMRLSKLDELDALIAGVLFVDSMNPQECYYWAPPDQGTNSKDTPYLEPALSQYSRKPFDFSNPYPFLLVNIGSGVSMLVVNAPNDYYRVSGTSLGGGTFLGLCCLLAGCSSFEEAIALAASGDNTTVDKLVRDIYGGDYERFGLRGDLVASSFGHMCSSERRARVSREDLARATLVTITNNIGSIARLCASNERLERVVFCGNFLRVNPLSMKLLSYAMSYWSRGALKALFLEHEGYFGAVGCLLHYDSKNHKQENVSRHATPPDCRHADR, via the exons ATGCGTCTGCACCGTTGTGAAAGCTGCCTCGCGGCCTGCCGGCCCGAGCGCGGCTCTCCCTCCAGGACACTCGTCAG GAGTAATCAATTGAAAAAAACGAGACGGTCGCCGTACAAAGCGCCGCCTCTTATCAAAGATATCAAAATGGCGGAATCTGGACCGCCCACACCCCCTGACAACAATGCACCGC CGATGCCCTGGTTCGGTATGGACATCGGGGGCACTCTCACGAAGCTCGTGTACTTCGAGCCCCGTGAGACGAACAGGCGGGAGTTGGACAAGGAGACGGAAATATTGAAGAATATAAGGCGATACTTGACGAGGAACTCGGCGTACGGTAAAACGGGACGGCGGGACGTCCATTTACAG atgGACAATGTGACCATACGAGGTCGACGAGGTACCCTCCACTTCATCCGGTTCCCGACGAGCGAAGTCGGGGCGTTCCTCCAGCTCGCCCGCTCCAAGGGCATGGCGGCTCTCGTCAACACTATATACGCGACCGGGGGAGGTGCTTACAAATTCGAAGAGGATTTCATTAAG gAAGTAAACATGCGTCTGTCAAAACTGGACGAGCTCGACGCGCTCATAGCTGGAGTGCTGTTCGTGGACTCCATGAACCCTCAGGAGTGCTACTACTGGGCGCCGCCCGATCAGGGCACGAACAGCAAGGACACG CCGTACTTAGAACCAGCCCTGAGCCAGTACTCGAGGAAGCCCTTCGATTTCTCCAATCCGTATCCGTTTCTGTTGGTGAACATCGGCAGCGGGGTATCAATGTTGGTTGTGAACGCTCCCAACGATTACTACAGAGTTAGCGGGACCAG TCTCGGCGGCGGTACGTTCCTCGGTCTCTGCTGCTTGCTGGCCGGCTGCAGCAGTTTCGAGGAAGCGATCGCCCTGGCGGCGTCCGGTGACAACACGACGGTCGATAAACTGGTGCGCGACATATATGGGGGGGACTATGAGAGGTTCGGCCTGAGGGGTGACTTGGTAGCGAGCag CTTCGGCCACATGTGCTCGTCGGAGCGGCGCGCGCGCGTGTCCCGCGAGGACCTGGCGCGCGCCACGCTGGTCACCATCACCAACAACATCGGCTCCATCGCGCGCCTCTGCGCCTCCAACGAGCGCCTCGAGCGG GTGGTGTTCTGTGGCAACTTCCTCAGAGTGAACCCGCTATCCATGAAATTACTATCCTACGCGATGTCCTACTGGTCGAGAGGTGCCCTGAAAGCGCTGTTCCTCGAACACGAAGG ATATTTCGGTGCCGTCGGCTGTCTCCTGCACTATGACAGTAAAAACCATAAACAAGAGAACGTATCGCGACACGCCACGCCCCCGGACTGCAGACACGCCGACAGATGA
- the LOC125074613 gene encoding pantothenate kinase 3 isoform X1, which produces MAERSGVITIHRMRLHRCESCLAACRPERGSPSRTLVRSNQLKKTRRSPYKAPPLIKDIKMAESGPPTPPDNNAPPMPWFGMDIGGTLTKLVYFEPRETNRRELDKETEILKNIRRYLTRNSAYGKTGRRDVHLQMDNVTIRGRRGTLHFIRFPTSEVGAFLQLARSKGMAALVNTIYATGGGAYKFEEDFIKEVNMRLSKLDELDALIAGVLFVDSMNPQECYYWAPPDQGTNSKDTPYLEPALSQYSRKPFDFSNPYPFLLVNIGSGVSMLVVNAPNDYYRVSGTSLGGGTFLGLCCLLAGCSSFEEAIALAASGDNTTVDKLVRDIYGGDYERFGLRGDLVASSFGHMCSSERRARVSREDLARATLVTITNNIGSIARLCASNERLERVVFCGNFLRVNPLSMKLLSYAMSYWSRGALKALFLEHEGYFGAVGCLLHYDSKNHKQENVSRHATPPDCRHADR; this is translated from the exons ATGCGTCTGCACCGTTGTGAAAGCTGCCTCGCGGCCTGCCGGCCCGAGCGCGGCTCTCCCTCCAGGACACTCGTCAG GAGTAATCAATTGAAAAAAACGAGACGGTCGCCGTACAAAGCGCCGCCTCTTATCAAAGATATCAAAATGGCGGAATCTGGACCGCCCACACCCCCTGACAACAATGCACCGC CGATGCCCTGGTTCGGTATGGACATCGGGGGCACTCTCACGAAGCTCGTGTACTTCGAGCCCCGTGAGACGAACAGGCGGGAGTTGGACAAGGAGACGGAAATATTGAAGAATATAAGGCGATACTTGACGAGGAACTCGGCGTACGGTAAAACGGGACGGCGGGACGTCCATTTACAG atgGACAATGTGACCATACGAGGTCGACGAGGTACCCTCCACTTCATCCGGTTCCCGACGAGCGAAGTCGGGGCGTTCCTCCAGCTCGCCCGCTCCAAGGGCATGGCGGCTCTCGTCAACACTATATACGCGACCGGGGGAGGTGCTTACAAATTCGAAGAGGATTTCATTAAG gAAGTAAACATGCGTCTGTCAAAACTGGACGAGCTCGACGCGCTCATAGCTGGAGTGCTGTTCGTGGACTCCATGAACCCTCAGGAGTGCTACTACTGGGCGCCGCCCGATCAGGGCACGAACAGCAAGGACACG CCGTACTTAGAACCAGCCCTGAGCCAGTACTCGAGGAAGCCCTTCGATTTCTCCAATCCGTATCCGTTTCTGTTGGTGAACATCGGCAGCGGGGTATCAATGTTGGTTGTGAACGCTCCCAACGATTACTACAGAGTTAGCGGGACCAG TCTCGGCGGCGGTACGTTCCTCGGTCTCTGCTGCTTGCTGGCCGGCTGCAGCAGTTTCGAGGAAGCGATCGCCCTGGCGGCGTCCGGTGACAACACGACGGTCGATAAACTGGTGCGCGACATATATGGGGGGGACTATGAGAGGTTCGGCCTGAGGGGTGACTTGGTAGCGAGCag CTTCGGCCACATGTGCTCGTCGGAGCGGCGCGCGCGCGTGTCCCGCGAGGACCTGGCGCGCGCCACGCTGGTCACCATCACCAACAACATCGGCTCCATCGCGCGCCTCTGCGCCTCCAACGAGCGCCTCGAGCGG GTGGTGTTCTGTGGCAACTTCCTCAGAGTGAACCCGCTATCCATGAAATTACTATCCTACGCGATGTCCTACTGGTCGAGAGGTGCCCTGAAAGCGCTGTTCCTCGAACACGAAGG ATATTTCGGTGCCGTCGGCTGTCTCCTGCACTATGACAGTAAAAACCATAAACAAGAGAACGTATCGCGACACGCCACGCCCCCGGACTGCAGACACGCCGACAGATGA